In Pedobacter sp. WC2423, the following are encoded in one genomic region:
- a CDS encoding S1C family serine protease: MRNDIELDAIIEDYLRGKLTAAETEAFDKLRANDPVIDHKVVAHKVFMDAIKQYGKVLSLKEQMERAHAGINVTALSEELRPHPSFIINLWRKNKSAMAIAASFILLTIFSIYSIQHNTLQNGSYEVMRREITNIKNSQNKLVRTINSSPKTEKGHVRSAQFGGTGFALTANGYLCTNYHVVRDADSVYVQNNKGDSYKVKVVYRDPQYDIAILKIIDESFTPLSAIPYKLKKNSIGMGENVYTLGYPKDDAVLGEGYISSKTGHVGDTTQYQVSIPINPGNSGGPLLDNYGNIIGVITAKENQVDGATFAIKSKYILEALNAIPQDSLGKKVIFAKKNPLQGLNRTKQIDKIENYVYMIKVYN; encoded by the coding sequence ATGAGGAACGACATAGAATTAGATGCTATCATTGAAGATTACCTCAGGGGTAAACTTACAGCCGCAGAAACAGAAGCTTTTGATAAATTGCGCGCCAATGATCCTGTAATTGATCATAAAGTAGTTGCACATAAAGTTTTTATGGATGCAATAAAGCAATATGGTAAAGTCCTTTCTTTGAAAGAGCAGATGGAAAGAGCCCATGCCGGAATAAATGTCACTGCACTGAGCGAAGAGCTTAGACCGCATCCTTCGTTTATTATCAATCTGTGGCGCAAAAACAAATCGGCAATGGCTATTGCTGCCTCATTCATCCTGTTAACTATTTTCTCTATTTACTCTATACAGCATAATACCCTGCAAAACGGTAGTTATGAAGTGATGCGCAGAGAAATTACCAATATCAAAAACAGTCAGAATAAACTGGTAAGGACTATCAATTCAAGCCCTAAGACTGAAAAGGGACATGTCCGTTCAGCTCAGTTTGGCGGAACAGGGTTTGCTTTAACTGCAAATGGATATTTATGTACAAATTATCATGTTGTCAGAGATGCAGATTCAGTATATGTCCAAAATAATAAAGGCGATTCTTACAAGGTTAAGGTTGTTTACCGTGATCCACAGTATGATATTGCGATCCTGAAAATTATTGATGAGTCATTTACACCGCTTTCTGCAATTCCTTATAAATTGAAGAAGAATAGTATCGGAATGGGTGAGAATGTATATACGTTAGGTTATCCAAAGGATGACGCTGTATTGGGTGAAGGTTATATCAGCTCAAAAACAGGCCATGTAGGTGATACTACGCAATACCAGGTTTCTATTCCAATTAATCCTGGAAATAGTGGTGGTCCTTTACTTGATAATTATGGAAATATCATCGGTGTGATTACTGCTAAAGAAAATCAGGTAGATGGTGCAACGTTTGCCATCAAATCCAAATACATTCTGGAGGCTTTAAATGCAATCCCTCAGGACTCATTGGGTAAGAAGGTGATCTTTGCTAAAAAGAATCCTTTACAGGGATTAAACAGAACTAAACAAATAGATAAGATTGAAAACTATGTCTATATGATCAAAGTATATAATTAA
- a CDS encoding RNA polymerase sigma factor, whose protein sequence is MSNKLSDSVPTDREVVLGILNNSEDALNKLYVGYFPMILQFIINNNGDEDDAKDVYQEAIIILYNKIKSGDFELSSKLKTYIYSVCRRIWLKKLAQQSKKTNNVSDFEDVVSVEVDLEYHEEKDLQFEKMGAALENLGEPCKTIIQDFYINNLSMQDICEKFGYTNTDNAKTQKYKCLQRLKKLFFQS, encoded by the coding sequence GTGAGTAACAAGTTAAGCGATTCAGTTCCAACAGATAGAGAGGTAGTTTTAGGGATACTAAATAACTCGGAAGATGCACTTAATAAGCTGTACGTCGGGTATTTTCCGATGATTTTGCAGTTTATTATAAATAATAACGGTGATGAGGATGATGCAAAAGATGTGTATCAGGAAGCGATTATTATTTTATATAATAAAATTAAGAGCGGAGATTTTGAGTTAAGCAGCAAACTTAAGACCTATATATATTCAGTTTGCAGACGTATTTGGCTGAAAAAGCTTGCACAGCAAAGCAAAAAGACAAATAATGTTTCTGATTTTGAGGATGTAGTGTCAGTAGAGGTTGATTTAGAGTATCATGAAGAAAAGGATCTTCAGTTTGAGAAGATGGGGGCAGCATTAGAAAACCTGGGGGAGCCTTGCAAAACTATTATTCAGGATTTTTATATAAATAATCTCTCTATGCAGGATATCTGTGAGAAATTTGGCTATACCAATACTGATAATGCCAAAACTCAGAAATATAAATGTTTGCAGAGATTAAAGAAATTATTTTTTCAATCTTAA
- the purB gene encoding adenylosuccinate lyase, with protein MNLSPLQAISPVDGRYRNTTQNLAKYFSESALIKYRVYVEIEYFIALCETGLTGLSHFDKTNYSKLRSISELFSDENAQEVKDTEKITNHDVKAVEYFIKKRFDDLGLGEFKEFIHFGLTSQDINNTAIPYTFKRSLEEEYYPNIQLLIVKLQELAAEWKDIPLLAHTHGQPASPTKLGKEFLVFAERLEIQLNNLKNIPHSAKFGGATGNFNAHHIAYPGINWVDFSNHFVNDILTLSRAQHTTQIEHYDQFAAQCDALKRINTIIIDLDRDIWAYISKNYFKQKIKEGEVGSSAMPHKVNPIDFENAEGNAGIANALFEFFAAKLPISRLQRDLTDSTVLRNAGVPVAHTMIAISSTLKGLNKLLLNNEVIAADLENNWAVVAEAIQTVLRREAYPNPYEALKDLTRTNQKITAHTMAAFIDGLQIDEDLKQELKQITPFNYTGVF; from the coding sequence ATGAATTTATCTCCTCTTCAAGCTATATCACCAGTTGATGGTCGTTATAGAAACACCACACAAAATCTGGCTAAATATTTTTCGGAATCGGCTTTAATCAAATATAGAGTATACGTTGAAATTGAATATTTCATCGCTTTATGTGAAACTGGTTTAACAGGATTAAGCCATTTCGACAAAACAAATTACAGTAAACTCCGCAGTATATCCGAACTGTTCAGTGATGAAAATGCGCAGGAAGTAAAAGACACAGAAAAAATCACCAACCACGATGTTAAAGCCGTTGAATATTTTATCAAAAAAAGATTTGATGACTTAGGTCTTGGAGAATTTAAAGAGTTTATCCACTTCGGACTGACTTCTCAGGATATTAATAATACAGCAATCCCTTATACCTTTAAACGCTCACTTGAAGAAGAATATTATCCAAATATCCAGTTGCTGATTGTTAAACTTCAGGAATTAGCTGCTGAATGGAAAGATATTCCTTTACTGGCTCACACTCATGGTCAGCCAGCATCCCCGACTAAACTGGGTAAAGAATTTTTAGTCTTCGCAGAACGTCTGGAAATTCAATTGAATAACCTTAAAAACATTCCTCATAGTGCAAAATTTGGTGGTGCAACAGGAAACTTCAATGCACATCATATTGCCTATCCCGGAATTAACTGGGTAGATTTTTCTAACCACTTCGTCAATGATATTTTAACTTTAAGCCGTGCACAGCATACTACACAAATTGAGCATTATGACCAATTTGCAGCGCAATGTGATGCCTTAAAAAGGATTAATACGATTATTATTGACCTGGACAGAGATATCTGGGCTTACATTTCTAAAAACTACTTCAAACAAAAAATTAAAGAAGGAGAAGTAGGTTCTTCCGCAATGCCCCATAAAGTAAATCCTATTGACTTTGAAAATGCAGAAGGAAATGCTGGTATTGCGAATGCACTATTTGAATTCTTTGCTGCAAAACTGCCAATTTCACGTTTACAAAGAGATTTAACAGACTCAACGGTATTAAGAAATGCAGGTGTTCCTGTGGCGCATACGATGATTGCGATCTCTTCTACTCTAAAAGGGCTGAACAAGCTCTTATTAAACAATGAAGTTATTGCAGCAGATCTGGAAAACAACTGGGCTGTGGTTGCCGAAGCGATTCAAACCGTATTGAGAAGAGAAGCTTACCCTAACCCTTACGAGGCCTTAAAAGATCTGACACGTACCAATCAGAAAATTACTGCACATACCATGGCAGCATTTATCGATGGTCTTCAAATTGATGAAGATTTAAAACAAGAGCTGAAGCAAATTACTCCATTTAATTATACCGGCGTATTTTAG
- a CDS encoding NifU family protein — protein sequence MTINVYTEQTPNPATMKFMVNKLLINGSEDFATKESAEHSPFAKELFKFNFVSGVFFASNFVTITKTEDAEWPDIEPILKEFVKGAVESEYKIKEVTTEEAPAFEGSDLEVKIQQILHDYVRPAVEQDGGAISYKSFEEGVVTVELRGSCSGCPSSTITLKSGIQNLLQRMVPEVKEVVSNAL from the coding sequence ATGACTATTAACGTATATACAGAACAAACCCCGAATCCTGCCACCATGAAGTTTATGGTTAATAAACTTCTGATTAATGGCAGCGAGGACTTCGCTACAAAAGAAAGTGCTGAACACTCTCCTTTTGCAAAAGAATTATTCAAGTTTAATTTTGTTAGTGGTGTATTTTTCGCAAGTAATTTCGTGACCATTACAAAAACTGAGGATGCTGAATGGCCTGATATCGAGCCTATCCTGAAGGAGTTTGTTAAAGGTGCTGTAGAATCAGAATATAAAATTAAAGAAGTTACCACAGAAGAAGCACCTGCTTTTGAAGGATCTGATCTGGAAGTAAAAATTCAGCAGATCTTACATGATTACGTTCGTCCTGCTGTTGAACAGGATGGTGGTGCAATCAGTTATAAATCATTTGAAGAAGGTGTAGTTACCGTTGAACTTCGCGGTTCATGCAGCGGATGCCCTTCCTCTACCATTACTTTAAAATCTGGTATTCAGAATTTATTGCAGCGTATGGTTCCCGAAGTAAAAGAAGTTGTTTCTAACGCTTTGTAG
- a CDS encoding inositol monophosphatase, with product MNYELLSSQVIAIARLAGNFIRKESMRFNAEAIEFKGLNDLVSYVDKTAEELIVENLDQLIPDAGFTTEEQTVNRKGKTYNWIIDPLDGTTNFIHGVPTYSISIALYEEDKPVLGVVYEINRGEMFHSYKDAPAYLNHKPIRVSQRNSLADSLLATGFPYYEFDKQAQYMKLLAELMQKTHGLRRIGSAAVDLAYVACGRFDAFFEYNLNSYDVAGGAYLVQQAGGKVMNFGGGEEFIERREILATNGLVDIEMLEAIQRHFES from the coding sequence TTGAATTACGAATTACTGAGTTCACAGGTTATCGCAATCGCGCGGCTGGCGGGCAATTTTATACGGAAGGAATCGATGCGTTTTAATGCGGAGGCTATTGAATTCAAAGGATTAAATGACCTGGTTTCTTATGTAGATAAAACTGCTGAAGAGCTCATCGTCGAAAATCTTGATCAATTAATACCTGATGCCGGTTTTACAACGGAAGAACAAACGGTCAACAGGAAAGGGAAAACTTATAACTGGATTATAGATCCGCTGGATGGTACAACAAACTTTATCCACGGTGTACCAACTTATTCGATCAGTATCGCTTTATATGAAGAGGACAAGCCTGTTTTAGGTGTTGTTTATGAAATCAACAGGGGAGAGATGTTTCATAGTTACAAAGATGCGCCTGCTTATCTGAATCACAAGCCTATCCGGGTTTCTCAGCGAAATAGTCTGGCTGATTCTTTACTGGCTACCGGTTTCCCTTATTATGAGTTTGATAAACAGGCCCAGTATATGAAGTTATTAGCTGAATTAATGCAAAAGACGCATGGTTTAAGACGGATAGGTTCTGCTGCAGTAGATTTAGCTTATGTGGCTTGTGGCAGGTTTGATGCTTTCTTTGAATATAATCTGAATTCTTATGATGTAGCTGGCGGCGCTTACCTGGTGCAGCAGGCGGGTGGAAAAGTGATGAATTTTGGTGGTGGTGAGGAGTTCATTGAACGCAGGGAAATTCTGGCCACCAATGGTTTGGTCGATATAGAAATGCTGGAGGCTATTCAGCGGCATTTTGAAAGTTAA
- a CDS encoding prolipoprotein diacylglyceryl transferase — MFPTVSHFIEYLFGIQVPLPFNTFGVFVALAFIAGYWAFTQELKRKEALGLLHPVKRIITIGQPATTTELISNCIFGFLIGYKLVYALLNYRLFVSDAQTVLLSLKGNILGGLFFAGLFAYWDYKEKNKFKLAQPKKVEVTEHPYELMGNMIVWAAVWGFLGAKIFDNLEHWDTFIQDPIGGLLSFSGLTFYGGLICGGAAVLYIAKKNGIKPLHMLDVGGPGMMLAYSVGRIGCHMSGDGDWGIVNMNPKPFGWLPDWLWAYTYPNNVAMEGVPVPGCVGKFCNVLPLPVYPTPIYEVIVCFILFLILWRIRHQIKLPGMMFGIYLMMNGMERFFVELIRVNSKYHVAGISFTQAELISSLLFIGGLLLVTFSIKNKNIHTS, encoded by the coding sequence ATGTTTCCTACCGTTTCTCATTTTATAGAATATCTCTTTGGTATTCAGGTTCCACTGCCTTTTAATACTTTCGGTGTATTTGTCGCCCTGGCTTTTATTGCAGGTTACTGGGCATTTACACAGGAACTAAAAAGAAAAGAAGCTTTAGGTTTATTACATCCTGTAAAAAGGATTATCACAATCGGCCAGCCTGCAACAACCACAGAATTAATCTCCAATTGTATTTTTGGGTTTCTGATTGGTTATAAACTGGTTTATGCTTTATTAAACTACCGGTTATTTGTCAGCGATGCGCAAACTGTATTGTTATCCCTGAAAGGAAACATTCTTGGCGGATTATTCTTCGCCGGATTATTTGCCTACTGGGATTATAAAGAAAAAAATAAATTCAAACTTGCCCAGCCTAAAAAAGTAGAAGTTACAGAACATCCTTATGAATTGATGGGGAATATGATCGTATGGGCTGCGGTATGGGGTTTTTTGGGTGCAAAGATATTTGACAACCTGGAACACTGGGATACTTTTATCCAGGATCCTATAGGCGGATTACTGTCTTTTAGTGGTTTAACATTTTACGGCGGATTAATCTGCGGTGGTGCAGCTGTGTTATATATTGCAAAGAAAAATGGAATCAAGCCTTTACATATGCTGGATGTTGGCGGACCTGGAATGATGCTGGCTTACAGTGTGGGCCGGATTGGCTGTCATATGTCTGGTGATGGGGATTGGGGAATTGTCAATATGAACCCTAAGCCTTTTGGCTGGTTACCTGATTGGTTATGGGCTTATACTTATCCAAATAATGTAGCAATGGAAGGTGTCCCTGTTCCGGGCTGCGTTGGCAAGTTTTGTAATGTACTGCCTCTCCCTGTATATCCTACACCTATTTATGAGGTGATTGTATGTTTTATCTTATTTCTTATACTTTGGCGTATCCGCCACCAGATTAAGCTTCCGGGAATGATGTTCGGAATTTATCTGATGATGAACGGAATGGAACGATTTTTTGTCGAACTGATCCGTGTCAATTCAAAGTATCATGTTGCAGGTATCTCTTTTACACAGGCGGAGTTGATTTCTTCTCTCTTGTTTATTGGTGGCTTGTTATTGGTGACGTTCTCGATAAAGAATAAAAATATACACACAAGCTAA
- the mtaB gene encoding tRNA (N(6)-L-threonylcarbamoyladenosine(37)-C(2))-methylthiotransferase MtaB, with protein sequence MKKVAFYTLGCKLNFSETSTIGRLFTDAGYAVVDFTDAADVYVINTCSVTEHADKKCRKVVKEALKYAPNAYITIVGCYAQLKPVEIAEIEGVDMVLGAAEKFRIVEYISDLTKLPKAVIHQQNIEKVNHNFIAAYSIGDRTRTFLKVQDGCDYPCTYCTIPLARGGSRSDTIENVVNRARQIAESGVKEIVLTGVNLGDFGIRDGKREDKFFDLVKALDEVEGIERIRISSIEPNLLSNEIISFVAASKRFVPHFHIPLQSGSDKILGLMKRRYRRDLYTERVATIKALIPDCCIGVDVIVGFPGETKEDFLDTYQFLNELDISYLHVFTYSEREQTEAAEMTGAVAGSTRADRSKMLHILSDKKRRAFYQSQIGTVGEVLFEDDQKNGFMHGFTKNYVKVKAKYDPVMVNEIKMVKLMELTADGEVEVMETEQVLAH encoded by the coding sequence ATGAAGAAAGTAGCATTTTATACACTGGGTTGCAAGTTAAACTTTTCGGAAACTTCAACTATCGGACGTCTTTTTACTGATGCAGGTTATGCTGTAGTAGATTTTACTGACGCCGCAGATGTATATGTCATCAATACCTGCTCTGTAACTGAGCATGCGGATAAAAAGTGCCGTAAGGTAGTGAAGGAAGCTCTTAAATATGCACCAAATGCTTATATTACTATTGTAGGTTGTTATGCGCAGTTGAAACCTGTTGAAATTGCTGAAATTGAAGGGGTGGATATGGTACTGGGTGCGGCTGAGAAATTCCGTATTGTAGAATATATCTCAGATCTGACCAAATTGCCAAAAGCTGTAATTCATCAGCAAAACATTGAAAAAGTTAATCATAATTTTATAGCTGCTTATTCTATAGGCGACAGAACACGTACCTTCCTGAAAGTTCAGGATGGTTGTGATTATCCTTGTACTTATTGTACGATCCCGCTAGCAAGAGGCGGCAGCAGAAGTGACACCATCGAAAATGTGGTTAACCGTGCCAGGCAAATTGCGGAAAGTGGTGTAAAGGAAATCGTATTGACGGGGGTAAATCTTGGTGATTTCGGTATCCGTGATGGAAAGCGTGAGGATAAGTTTTTTGATTTGGTGAAAGCGCTGGACGAAGTGGAAGGAATTGAAAGAATCCGGATTTCTTCTATTGAGCCTAATTTATTAAGCAATGAAATTATCAGCTTTGTCGCTGCTTCTAAAAGATTTGTACCCCATTTCCATATTCCACTGCAATCGGGTTCTGATAAGATACTGGGACTGATGAAAAGACGTTACCGCAGAGATTTATATACGGAACGTGTAGCAACAATTAAAGCATTGATTCCTGATTGTTGTATTGGAGTAGACGTCATTGTTGGTTTCCCGGGAGAAACTAAAGAAGATTTCCTGGATACTTACCAATTTCTGAACGAACTTGATATTTCATACCTGCATGTTTTTACCTATTCGGAGCGTGAACAGACTGAAGCTGCTGAAATGACTGGTGCTGTTGCCGGAAGTACACGTGCTGACAGAAGTAAAATGCTGCATATCTTATCTGATAAGAAACGCAGAGCTTTTTACCAGTCGCAAATCGGAACTGTTGGGGAAGTTTTATTTGAAGATGATCAGAAAAATGGTTTCATGCATGGCTTTACCAAGAATTATGTCAAAGTAAAAGCTAAATATGATCCTGTAATGGTTAATGAAATTAAAATGGTCAAACTAATGGAATTAACTGCCGATGGAGAGGTAGAAGTTATGGAAACTGAACAAGTTTTAGCACATTAA
- a CDS encoding UbiX family flavin prenyltransferase yields the protein MKKKKIIVAITGASGSVYAKLLLNNLLQLADQIETVGVVMSDNAKEVWRFELGNSDYEQYPFTFYSKMDFNAPFASGSAKFDTMIIIPCSMGTLGRIAHGISNDLISRAADVILKERRKLIAVVRDTPFSLIHINNMKTVTEAGGIICPANPSYYSIPTTIEEVAQTVVSRVIDLAGLEQDSYRWNEKQDS from the coding sequence ATGAAGAAAAAGAAAATCATCGTCGCGATCACCGGAGCCAGTGGTTCTGTATATGCTAAACTCTTATTGAATAATTTACTCCAGTTAGCTGATCAGATCGAAACTGTGGGCGTAGTGATGTCAGACAATGCAAAAGAGGTTTGGCGTTTTGAATTAGGCAATAGTGATTATGAGCAGTATCCTTTTACCTTTTATTCAAAAATGGATTTCAATGCTCCTTTTGCTTCGGGGTCTGCAAAATTTGATACGATGATAATTATTCCTTGTTCTATGGGAACTTTAGGAAGAATCGCCCATGGCATTTCTAATGATTTAATTTCAAGAGCTGCTGACGTCATTTTAAAAGAGCGCAGGAAATTGATTGCTGTAGTCCGGGACACACCTTTTAGCCTGATCCATATTAATAATATGAAAACAGTTACTGAAGCAGGAGGGATTATCTGTCCGGCTAATCCATCTTATTATAGTATCCCAACAACGATCGAGGAAGTGGCGCAAACTGTCGTGAGCAGAGTCATAGACCTGGCAGGGTTAGAACAGGATAGTTACCGGTGGAATGAAAAGCAGGATTCGTAA
- the rnhA gene encoding ribonuclease HI — protein MIEIYTDGAASGNPGPGGYGVILRSGSHYKELSGGFRMTTNNRMELLAVIEGLNAIKQPGAQVTIYSDSKYVVDSVEKKWVFGWVKKGFKDKKNKDLWIRYLAVHKLHDIKFIWIKGHNDHPENERCDVLAVAASKDRAAQQIDTEFEAERNRTTL, from the coding sequence ATGATTGAAATTTATACGGACGGTGCAGCAAGCGGAAATCCAGGGCCAGGAGGATATGGCGTAATACTACGTTCAGGAAGTCATTATAAAGAATTAAGCGGAGGATTCCGTATGACAACTAATAACAGGATGGAACTACTTGCTGTTATCGAAGGCCTCAATGCCATCAAACAACCAGGCGCACAGGTTACCATTTACTCAGACTCTAAATATGTAGTGGATTCCGTAGAAAAGAAATGGGTATTTGGCTGGGTAAAAAAAGGATTCAAGGATAAAAAGAATAAAGATCTCTGGATTCGTTACCTCGCAGTACACAAATTGCATGACATCAAATTTATCTGGATCAAAGGACATAACGACCATCCTGAAAATGAAAGATGCGATGTATTAGCCGTTGCAGCCTCCAAAGACAGGGCCGCACAGCAAATCGACACAGAATTCGAAGCAGAAAGAAACAGAACAACCTTATGA
- the fbp gene encoding class 1 fructose-bisphosphatase, with protein sequence MSGIKTLGQFIIEKQADFSYAKGELSRLLRDIGIAAKIVNREVNKAGLVDILGDAGTVNIQGEGQKKLDVFANTQFISALTSGGECCIVATEEEDDFVPIDSPVSKNAKYIVCIDPLDGSSNIDVNVAVGTIFSIYRRKSVEGMATLADVLQKGTEQVAAGYVIYGSSTMLVYTTGKGVNGFTLDPSIGEFCLSHSNMKVPKDGSIYSINEGNYVHFPMGVKQYLKYAQVHDEATNRPYTSRYIGSMVADIHRNLIKGGIYIYPTTASSPNGKLRLLYECNPMAFIIEQAGGTASDGFRRILEIEPEELHQRSSIFIGSEKMVKMAEELMATYAVTDSKVKTA encoded by the coding sequence ATGTCGGGTATAAAAACATTAGGACAATTCATTATTGAGAAACAGGCTGATTTCTCTTATGCAAAAGGAGAACTTTCCAGATTATTGAGAGATATTGGGATCGCCGCAAAAATCGTTAACAGGGAGGTGAATAAGGCAGGATTAGTAGATATTCTGGGGGATGCGGGAACGGTAAATATCCAGGGGGAGGGGCAGAAAAAGTTAGATGTTTTTGCAAATACCCAGTTTATTTCTGCGCTGACCAGTGGGGGGGAGTGCTGTATTGTTGCAACTGAAGAGGAAGATGATTTTGTCCCTATTGATTCTCCGGTGTCTAAAAATGCAAAATACATTGTGTGTATTGATCCTTTGGATGGTTCTTCAAATATTGATGTCAATGTAGCTGTTGGAACTATCTTTTCTATTTACCGCAGAAAATCTGTGGAAGGAATGGCAACTTTAGCTGATGTGCTTCAAAAAGGTACAGAGCAGGTAGCAGCAGGTTATGTGATCTATGGTTCTTCAACTATGCTGGTTTATACCACTGGTAAAGGAGTGAATGGTTTCACGCTTGATCCTTCTATCGGTGAGTTCTGTTTATCTCATTCGAATATGAAAGTGCCTAAAGATGGCAGTATTTATTCGATCAATGAAGGAAATTATGTGCATTTCCCTATGGGGGTAAAGCAGTATCTTAAATATGCACAGGTTCATGATGAAGCAACTAACAGGCCTTACACTTCAAGGTATATTGGTTCTATGGTTGCTGATATTCACCGTAATTTAATTAAGGGCGGTATTTATATTTATCCAACTACAGCAAGTTCTCCAAATGGAAAGCTGAGGTTGTTGTATGAGTGTAATCCAATGGCATTTATTATAGAGCAGGCTGGTGGTACGGCTTCTGATGGTTTCAGAAGGATTTTAGAGATAGAGCCTGAGGAATTACACCAGAGATCATCTATTTTTATCGGTTCGGAGAAAATGGTAAAGATGGCGGAAGAGTTGATGGCCACTTATGCGGTAACTGATTCGAAAGTTAAAACTGCTTAG
- a CDS encoding metallophosphoesterase, with the protein MKKIGLISDTHGYLDDAVYKHFEDCDEIWHAGDFGPDVAEKLKAFKPLKGVYGNIDDKEIRAEFPEHLRFNCENVDVWMTHIGGYPGKYAPNLKGEIYTNPPKLFITGHSHILKVMFDPKIGCLHINPGAAGKSGWHKVKTLIRFCISEEKIHTLEAIEIGNR; encoded by the coding sequence ATGAAAAAAATTGGATTAATTTCAGATACGCATGGTTACCTGGATGATGCGGTTTATAAGCACTTTGAAGATTGTGATGAGATCTGGCATGCAGGAGATTTTGGGCCTGATGTTGCGGAAAAGTTAAAAGCGTTCAAACCATTAAAAGGAGTGTACGGAAATATCGATGATAAAGAGATCAGAGCGGAGTTTCCAGAGCATCTGCGTTTTAACTGTGAAAATGTGGATGTCTGGATGACGCATATTGGTGGCTATCCTGGGAAATATGCTCCAAATTTAAAGGGTGAAATATACACTAACCCCCCGAAGCTTTTCATCACTGGTCACTCTCATATCTTAAAAGTGATGTTCGATCCTAAAATTGGCTGTTTACATATAAACCCGGGTGCAGCAGGTAAATCGGGCTGGCATAAAGTTAAAACTTTAATTCGTTTTTGTATTTCGGAAGAAAAAATCCATACCTTAGAGGCCATAGAAATAGGTAATAGGTAA
- a CDS encoding tRNA1(Val) (adenine(37)-N6)-methyltransferase, producing MGSIFRFKQFEVDQTGCAMKINTDGVLLGAVAVHPAPLNILDIGTGTGVIALMMAQRFGSALVHAVEIDDSAAGSASVNCLNSPFADRMKVFHSSFEDFDTALKYSLIVSNPPYFVNDLKNPEKRKEIARHADEDFFDLLLKKAAGMLTEDGLLWLILPVKQAESVVVNAVLQKLFPSKIVHVYSDQTKASFRQMICLGFADGPVVEEHLYIYEGQNLYTDQYKYLLRDFLLAF from the coding sequence ATGGGGAGTATTTTCAGATTTAAACAGTTTGAAGTTGATCAGACTGGTTGCGCGATGAAAATAAATACGGATGGTGTTCTTTTAGGGGCTGTGGCAGTACATCCGGCTCCTTTAAATATTTTAGATATAGGTACCGGAACTGGCGTAATCGCGCTGATGATGGCGCAACGTTTTGGATCTGCTCTGGTTCATGCGGTTGAAATTGACGATTCTGCTGCAGGATCGGCATCAGTAAATTGCCTGAATTCTCCATTTGCTGACAGAATGAAGGTGTTTCATTCTTCCTTCGAAGATTTTGATACCGCTTTGAAGTATTCACTGATTGTTTCCAACCCTCCTTATTTTGTGAATGATTTAAAGAATCCTGAAAAACGGAAGGAGATTGCCCGGCATGCAGATGAGGATTTTTTTGACTTGTTATTGAAAAAGGCTGCGGGAATGCTGACTGAGGACGGGTTACTTTGGTTAATTCTTCCGGTAAAACAGGCGGAGTCTGTGGTGGTGAATGCGGTACTGCAAAAACTTTTTCCTTCAAAAATCGTTCATGTGTATTCGGATCAGACCAAAGCTTCTTTCAGACAGATGATTTGCCTTGGTTTTGCTGATGGGCCAGTTGTGGAAGAGCATTTATATATTTATGAAGGACAAAATTTGTACACAGATCAGTATAAATATTTGCTCAGAGATTTTTTACTGGCCTTTTAA
- a CDS encoding VOC family protein encodes MFKRIHHVAIICTDYKVSKNFYVNILGLTVVQEVYRAERKSYKLDLSVNGLYQIELFSFENPPERPSRPEAAGLRHLAFEVDDVAAVAAALNAKGVVTEELRVDEYTGKKFTFFTDPDGLPLEIYQR; translated from the coding sequence ATGTTCAAAAGAATTCATCACGTTGCTATTATTTGTACCGATTATAAGGTTAGTAAAAATTTCTATGTTAATATATTAGGTTTAACAGTTGTTCAGGAAGTATACAGGGCTGAAAGGAAATCTTATAAATTGGATTTGTCGGTAAACGGGCTTTACCAGATAGAATTGTTTTCTTTTGAAAATCCTCCTGAAAGACCATCCAGGCCAGAAGCAGCAGGTTTGAGGCATCTTGCTTTTGAAGTTGATGATGTTGCTGCAGTTGCGGCTGCACTGAATGCTAAAGGAGTAGTGACAGAAGAACTGAGAGTCGATGAGTATACAGGTAAAAAGTTTACTTTCTTTACTGATCCTGACGGACTGCCGCTGGAAATTTATCAGCGCTAA